The DNA window GGGCTCGTAATCGGCAAACATCGGGTTCTTCGTAACCATCCGATAGATCATTCCTGTCGACATGATCATGGAGACCGGCAATTTGAGTTTATTATCGGGCACAACGTTTCTGACCGGCTCAGGAACGGTGCGCAGGTACGCCACTATCGAGCAGACCTCCTCCATGCTCAGAGCAACATCAAATTCGGGCCAGGGCATGGCCGGGAACAACTGCCGGCCGTCTTTGTTGAGTCCCTTCGTAATAGCCCGGATGATTTCGCCGTCCGTCCAGTTGCCGATTCCTGTTTCCTTGTCCGGGGTAATGTTGGGAACGGTGAGTGTTCCTTCCATTTCAAGTGTCCAGACATCTCCCGCCAGATACTTGTCCAGTTGTGGATCACCTGCAAAGTTCCCGGTGGTATGACAGGACCCGCACGCCAGGATCCCTTCCGCCAGCTTCGTCCCCAGTTCCACACGCTCCGCTGTGATTTCCACTTGGATGTCCGAAGGTGGACCCACCCTCATGGGAATGAAGACAGCACAACCCGTTAGGAGCAGAAAACCAGCGATAAACCAGTTCTTCCTCATATCTAGTCTCCTTTCGTGTAGAAGTTCTAGCGGTATTAAGGCAAACTAATGAATTCCCCAGCTTGAATGTGAGTTTAGCTATCCCGAGAATTACAGTCAAGCTACTTGGACAAGGCCGACTGGTCGATAGTCCTCATTGGAGGTCTTGGAGCTAATTTCATAAGCTGGCTCAGAATGACCTTTGAGGAGAAACCGTCAATTATTATCGACCGCCAGAAAGCTTGTCTGAATGACACGGGTAGTTTTCCCAGTAAAAGAATGTATCCCGAAAACGAATTATTGTTTTTAACCGGAACTCTGTGTTTACCGAGTGAGATTTCTATGCGATTTTGTTGCCTTTTAAATGACTTTGGTTCATATTCCCCGTGGCGGGTGCGATCCCTACTCTAAGAATATGCAATTTGGGTCCAATTCCCGATTCTGGCGAACGATCAGGCTCCTAGCTAAACGACCATGATCGGCAAAACAATATCCCACTTTAAAATCCTCAAAAAGCTTGGTGAGGGCGGTATGGGTGTAGTGTATAAAGCTGAAGACACCAAGCTTGACCGTCATGTTGCATTAAAGTTCCTCCCATCTCACCTCACTGATAGCGAAGAAGAAAAACAACGGTTCATCCACGAAGCCAAATCAGCATCGGCTCTGGAGCATCCAAGTATCACAACAATCTATGAGATTGATGAAGTGGAAGGTCAGACTTTCATAGCCATGGAATGCGTTGAGGGTGAGACATTGAAAGACAAAGTGGAGAAAGGGCCACTGAAGACAAAGGAGTTTTTGAACATCGCCATTGCTGTAGCAGATGGACTCAATGCAGCACACGAGCATGATATTGTACATCGGGATATCAAGTCTGAGAACATCATGATTCCTAAGACAGGGACTGTGAAGATCATGGATTTTGGGCTGGCGAAGCGGAAAGGAGTGACGAGGGTTACTAAGGAGGGAAGTACCCTGGGTACTTTGGCGTATATGTCACCTGAACAGGCAGAGGGATTAGAGGTAGATCGAAGGAGTGATCTCTATTCTTTTGGTGTAGTGATGTATGAGATGGCGACCGGTCAATTACCTTTCAAAGGGGAGCACGATGCCGCGATTCTTTACGCCATTGTAAATGAGGCTCCCCTTCCCGTCAGTACGATGAATCCCAATATTCCAAAGAAACTTGAAGAGTTCATTCATAAGGCTTTGGAGAAAGAGGTAGAAGATCGTTATCAACATGCGGATGAACTTCTGGCAGATTTGAATAGGTTGAAGAAGGAAATTGAAACAAAACGGACAGCTATTACTGAAACTCCTCTTCCAATTACAAAAGAACCAGGCAAAACGCGAGTATGGCGTCGATCCCTGAAAACTCATCGTTGGATGGTGGTCTTCGGAATCATCTTAGTAGCATTGGTAACTACCATATTTTTATACCGCAATGGTGAATCCCTTTCTGTCACCGAGGATGTTAGGGAAACCGGAATGGGAGAAAAGTCCATTGCCGTTCTTCCATTCACCAACTTCAGTGATAGCAAGGAAGATGAGTTTTTCAGTGATGGGATTACCGAAGACATCATCACACAAATATCTAAGATTGGGGACTTAAAAGTTATCGCACGAACCTCCGTGGTGCAGTACAAAAATACTCAAACAAGGATCCGTGACATTGGGAAAGAACTTGGTGTCGCAACAGTACTGGAAGGAAGTGTACGGAGGTCAGGTCGACGAATCCGAATCGTTGGCCAGCTAATTGATGTGAATACGGAAGAAAACCTCTGGGCAGAAACGTATGACAGGGATTTAAGCGATATCTTTGCGATTCAGAGTGACGTGGCACGGAAGATTGCTCTGGCCTTAAAGGCAACCCTTACACCGGAAGAGAAGAAGAATATTGAGCGGCAACCTACGAAAAACATGGAAGCCTACGACTACTTCCTGCGGGGCAACGACTATTCCGATCGGAGTCTAGTCGAAGGAGATAGGCGGATTGCTGTACAAATGTATGAAAAAGCGATCGAGTTAGATCCCAAGTTTGCACTGGCCTACGCGAAACTCTCTCGTGGGCACGCCGCAATGTATTGGTTTCACTATGACCGGACGGACGAGCGCTTGGTGAAGGCGAAGAGCGCAGCGAACAAGTCCTTGGAGCTTGAGCCTGATCTCCCCGAAGCGCATATTGCGCTGGGTTATTACTACTACTGGGGGTTCTTGGATTATGGTAACGCCCTGGAGCAGTTCGATATTGCCCAGAAAAGTCAACCAAACAACAGTGACCTATGGGCAAGTATCGGTTATGTAAAAAGGCGTCAGGGCGAGTTCGAAAAGGCATTGATTAACTTAAAGAAGGCTATAGAACTTGATCCACGCTCTTCAGGAATAGCCTTTCATTTAGCAGAAACTTTCTTCCTCATGCGGGATTACTCGAAAGCGGAGCCTTACCTTGACCGCGCTATCTCGTTGGCACCTGATATTTCTTGGCCGTACGCGAATAAGGCTTGGCTATACGTAAGTTGGCAAGGAAGTACCGAAAGAGCTCGGGAGGTTCTTGAGGAAGCGTTGGAAAAAGTGGACCGAGAAGAGCTTGTCTACGATTGGGTGTGGCTGGATCTGTTTGATGGAGACTACGAAGCGGCGTTGGAGCGACTCTCCTTGGGATCTTTAGAGACCTATGAAGATCAATTTGACTTTATCCCAAAGTCCTTACTATATGCTCAAATCTATGGTTTCATCAACCAACGGGAGTTGGAGCAAATCTATTACGACTCCGCTCGAGTCATATTGGAGAGAAATCTCCAGGAGCAGCCCGGAGATGCGCGATTCCACAGTTCTCTCGGCATCGCTTATGCTGGCCTTGGCCGCAAGAACGAGGCGATCCGGGAAGGAAAGCTGGCGGTGGAGTTGCTTCCCGTTTCCAAGGAAGCCTGGAAAGGGGTTGTTCGACTCGAGGACTTGGCTCAAATATACGCGATGGTTGGACAATACAATGATGCTATCGACCAGCTCGAGTTCCTACTGTCCGTCCCTGGAACGATTTCGATATCTTTGCTTCGCGTCAATCCAATCTGGGATCCCCTTCGTGATCATCCGCGGTTTCAGAAGCTGATAAAGAAGAAAGCCTAATGTTGTCTATGATCCTCCAAAAGAACGGCGGACAAGTCGGCCAAACCATTTCCCACTATAAAGTCCTCGAAAAGCTTGGCGAAGGCGGTATGGGTATCGTCTATAAAGCCGAGGACACCAAACTCAAACGAACCGTCGCCCTTAAGTTCTTGCCCCACCATCTTCTGGCTAATGAAGAGGACAAGACCCGGTTCCTCCACGAAGCGCAAGCTGCCTCATCTCTGAGCCATCCCAATATCATGACTATCCATGAGATTGATGAGGTAGAGGATCCCGACACGGCGGGCAGGCAAACATTCATCGCCATGGAGTACGTGGAAGGTGAGACGCTCAAGGACAAGGTGGAAAAGGGACCCCTGAAAACCAAAGAACTTCTGAAAATTGCCATTGCCGTAGCGGATGGGCTCAATGCAGCTCACCGGAAGGATATCGTCCACCGCGATATTAAGTCCGAGAACATCATGATTTCCACCGAAGGACTGGTAAAGATCATGGACTTCGGCTTGGCCAGGAGGAAAGGGGAAACAAGAATTACCAAGACAGGGAGCACGATGGGGACTCTCGCGTACATGTCGCCGGAGCAGGTGCAAGGACTTGAAGTAGATCATCGATCAGATCTCTGGTCCTTTGGGGTCGTGTTACATGAAATGTTGACGGGGGAGCTGCCGTTTCGCGGTGAGCACGAAGCAGCCGTTATTTATGAGATTGTCAACCAAGATCCTAGGCCGGTAGAGGTCCTCCGACAAGATCGCCTGAAAGAGCTTGCATCAATTGTTCATCACCTCTTGACGAAGGAGCCGTCTGAGCGTTTAGGGTCTGCACAGGAGCTCGTAACAAAACTAAACAAGATTACTCCTCAGGCAGTAAAAGCCTCTCCATTGTCCCGGGGAAAGGAGAAGTCCATTGCAGTTCTCTATTTTGAGAATATGAGTTCAGATAAAGAGAGTGATTATTTTTGCTCCGGTATGACTGAAGATATTATCACTGACCTTTCGAAGATCAAGATGTTGAAAGTGGTCTCTCGAACGGACGTGCTTCCATTCCGCGACAAACAGATAAGTACCCGCCGGATTGGTGAAGCACTGAATGTGAACTACATTTTAGAGGGCAGCATGCGGAAGGCCGGAGAAAGAATCCGCATTACCTCTCAACTTATCGATGTGCGAAGTGGTTTTCACGTCTGGGCAGAGCGGTTTGACCGGAAATTGGAAAACATTTTTGATCTCCAGAGCGAAGTATCCCAGAAGATTGTGGAAGCATTTCCAATAACGCTCAGTACAAGTGAAAGGGAGGCACTCGAGAAAAGACCGACTGAAAATCTTGAGGCCTACGATTATTATCTCCGGGGAAAAGAATTTTCCTTGCGACGTTCGAGACGTGATAATCAGTATACGATCGACATGTTCAAGAAAGCACTTACAATAGACCCTGATTTTTCTCTTGCCTACACGGGACTTGCGGAAGCCTATGCCTATAGGTACCTGTGGTGGGATTCTGACTCCTCGCTTGCAAATAAAGCAATCGAGGCAAGTCAAAAAGCTGTCCAGCTCAATCCGGCTCTTCCGGAAGCACACTTCGCGCTGGGACTTGCGTCCCAGATTGAAAACCACTTTGATGAGGCAAAGCGTGAATATCACACTGCCATCGCCCTCAAATCGGACTTCTACGACGCATATCGATGGCTGGGACATGCGTACGACATATTGGGCAATTTGAACGAAGCAGAGGAGTGTTATCGCAAGGCGATAAAAATCAAGCCCTACAGCGAGGAGCCAGTGATGTTCTTGGAGATGAATCGCCGTAAAGCGGGTGACCTGGAAGAGTCAAAAAGACTTCAGCAAGAACTAGGGGAGCTGATAAAGAGGAAGCTCGACCTCAATCCTGACGACACGATTACTCTAAGCCGAGCACCATCTGCCTATTTGAATTTGGGGATGAAGGAGGAGGTTCTCAAAGCGATTAAGCGCATTCTGGAAATCGATCCGAACGATGGACTATTCCTTTTCAACATTGCTTGTGCATATGCAAAAATGGGAGACAAAAAGCGGGGGCTTCGTTACCTAAAAAGGGCGTTCAAGAGTGGCTGGCGTGTGCGAGAATGGGCACAGAGCGACCCAGACCTCGACACCCTCCGGGAGGAGGAGGAGTTTCAATCTTTAGTCGAACAGATGCATTAGAGATGATCGGCCAAATCATCTCGCACCATCGCGGCGGTAGCCCGTCAGGAGCCGGGCCAAAGGTCAGTCATTT is part of the Candidatus Neomarinimicrobiota bacterium genome and encodes:
- a CDS encoding protein kinase, producing the protein MLSMILQKNGGQVGQTISHYKVLEKLGEGGMGIVYKAEDTKLKRTVALKFLPHHLLANEEDKTRFLHEAQAASSLSHPNIMTIHEIDEVEDPDTAGRQTFIAMEYVEGETLKDKVEKGPLKTKELLKIAIAVADGLNAAHRKDIVHRDIKSENIMISTEGLVKIMDFGLARRKGETRITKTGSTMGTLAYMSPEQVQGLEVDHRSDLWSFGVVLHEMLTGELPFRGEHEAAVIYEIVNQDPRPVEVLRQDRLKELASIVHHLLTKEPSERLGSAQELVTKLNKITPQAVKASPLSRGKEKSIAVLYFENMSSDKESDYFCSGMTEDIITDLSKIKMLKVVSRTDVLPFRDKQISTRRIGEALNVNYILEGSMRKAGERIRITSQLIDVRSGFHVWAERFDRKLENIFDLQSEVSQKIVEAFPITLSTSEREALEKRPTENLEAYDYYLRGKEFSLRRSRRDNQYTIDMFKKALTIDPDFSLAYTGLAEAYAYRYLWWDSDSSLANKAIEASQKAVQLNPALPEAHFALGLASQIENHFDEAKREYHTAIALKSDFYDAYRWLGHAYDILGNLNEAEECYRKAIKIKPYSEEPVMFLEMNRRKAGDLEESKRLQQELGELIKRKLDLNPDDTITLSRAPSAYLNLGMKEEVLKAIKRILEIDPNDGLFLFNIACAYAKMGDKKRGLRYLKRAFKSGWRVREWAQSDPDLDTLREEEEFQSLVEQMH
- a CDS encoding protein kinase — protein: MIGKTISHFKILKKLGEGGMGVVYKAEDTKLDRHVALKFLPSHLTDSEEEKQRFIHEAKSASALEHPSITTIYEIDEVEGQTFIAMECVEGETLKDKVEKGPLKTKEFLNIAIAVADGLNAAHEHDIVHRDIKSENIMIPKTGTVKIMDFGLAKRKGVTRVTKEGSTLGTLAYMSPEQAEGLEVDRRSDLYSFGVVMYEMATGQLPFKGEHDAAILYAIVNEAPLPVSTMNPNIPKKLEEFIHKALEKEVEDRYQHADELLADLNRLKKEIETKRTAITETPLPITKEPGKTRVWRRSLKTHRWMVVFGIILVALVTTIFLYRNGESLSVTEDVRETGMGEKSIAVLPFTNFSDSKEDEFFSDGITEDIITQISKIGDLKVIARTSVVQYKNTQTRIRDIGKELGVATVLEGSVRRSGRRIRIVGQLIDVNTEENLWAETYDRDLSDIFAIQSDVARKIALALKATLTPEEKKNIERQPTKNMEAYDYFLRGNDYSDRSLVEGDRRIAVQMYEKAIELDPKFALAYAKLSRGHAAMYWFHYDRTDERLVKAKSAANKSLELEPDLPEAHIALGYYYYWGFLDYGNALEQFDIAQKSQPNNSDLWASIGYVKRRQGEFEKALINLKKAIELDPRSSGIAFHLAETFFLMRDYSKAEPYLDRAISLAPDISWPYANKAWLYVSWQGSTERAREVLEEALEKVDREELVYDWVWLDLFDGDYEAALERLSLGSLETYEDQFDFIPKSLLYAQIYGFINQRELEQIYYDSARVILERNLQEQPGDARFHSSLGIAYAGLGRKNEAIREGKLAVELLPVSKEAWKGVVRLEDLAQIYAMVGQYNDAIDQLEFLLSVPGTISISLLRVNPIWDPLRDHPRFQKLIKKKA